A single region of the Cronobacter condimenti 1330 genome encodes:
- the entH gene encoding proofreading thioesterase EntH encodes MIWKRHLTLDELNATSIGTMVEHLGIVYTRLGDDWLEATMPVDNRTHQPFGLLHGGASAALAETLGSMAGYLTTRDGQCVVGTEISASHHRAVSQGVVRGVCQPLHMGRQSQCWEIVIFDEQGRRCCTSRLSTALLG; translated from the coding sequence ATGATCTGGAAACGTCATTTGACGCTTGATGAGCTGAACGCCACCAGCATCGGCACGATGGTGGAGCATCTCGGGATTGTATATACCCGCCTTGGCGACGACTGGCTTGAGGCAACGATGCCGGTGGATAACCGCACCCATCAGCCGTTCGGCCTGCTGCACGGCGGCGCTTCCGCCGCTCTCGCTGAAACGCTCGGCTCTATGGCCGGGTATTTAACCACCCGCGACGGGCAGTGCGTGGTCGGCACCGAGATTAGCGCATCGCACCATCGCGCGGTGTCGCAGGGCGTTGTGCGCGGGGTCTGCCAGCCGCTGCATATGGGCCGCCAGAGCCAGTGCTGGGAAATCGTGATATTTGATGAGCAGGGGCGGCGCTGCTGCACGAGCCGGTTAAGCACCGCGCTGCTGGGGTAA
- the entA gene encoding 2,3-dihydro-2,3-dihydroxybenzoate dehydrogenase EntA, whose translation MRLDFSDQNVWVTGAGKGIGYTTARAFVDAGANVTGFDLAFPGEDYPFACETLDVADAAAVASACQRRLGDHARLDVLVNAAGILRMGATDALSVADWQQTFAVNVGGAFNFFQQTMAQFRAQKGGAIVTVASDAAHTPRIGMSAYGASKAALKSLALTVGLELAAYGVRCNLVSPGSTDTDMQRTLWTSNDAEQQRIRGFAEQFKLGIPLGKIAQPQDVANTILFLASPLAGHITLQDMVIDGGSTLGA comes from the coding sequence ATGAGGCTCGATTTCAGCGACCAAAACGTCTGGGTGACAGGGGCGGGCAAAGGGATCGGCTATACCACTGCGCGGGCGTTTGTTGACGCAGGCGCGAACGTGACCGGCTTCGATCTGGCCTTTCCGGGCGAGGATTATCCGTTTGCCTGTGAGACGCTGGATGTGGCGGACGCCGCGGCAGTGGCGAGCGCCTGTCAGCGGCGCCTCGGTGACCATGCGCGGCTTGACGTGCTGGTGAACGCGGCGGGCATTCTGCGCATGGGCGCGACCGACGCGCTGTCCGTTGCGGACTGGCAGCAGACCTTTGCGGTGAATGTCGGTGGTGCGTTTAATTTCTTCCAGCAGACGATGGCGCAGTTCCGCGCGCAAAAGGGCGGGGCTATCGTGACGGTCGCCTCCGATGCCGCGCACACGCCGCGCATCGGGATGTCCGCTTATGGCGCGTCGAAAGCGGCGCTGAAAAGCCTGGCGCTGACCGTGGGGCTGGAGCTTGCGGCATACGGCGTGCGGTGTAACCTGGTATCGCCAGGCTCGACCGACACCGACATGCAGCGCACGCTCTGGACAAGTAATGATGCCGAACAGCAGCGCATTCGCGGTTTCGCGGAGCAATTTAAGCTTGGCATACCGCTTGGCAAAATCGCGCAGCCGCAGGATGTGGCAAACACTATCTTGTTCCTGGCCTCGCCACTGGCAGGCCACATTACGCTACAGGATATGGTTATTGATGGCGGCTCAACCCTTGGAGCATAA
- a CDS encoding isochorismatase, with the protein MAIPKLNAYALPTAADLPQNKVNWAFEPQRAALLIHDMQDYFLNFWGENCPMIEQVVANVAALRQFCKAQGIPVYYTAQPNNQSDADRALLNDMWGPGLNNHPDKQKVVEALAPDADDTVLVKWRYSAFHRSPLEHSLKETGRDQLIICGVYAHIGCMITATDAFMRDIKPFMVADALADFSREEHLMALNYVAGRAGRVVMTADLLPAAEPDVPGSKAALRALILPLLDESDEPEDDENLIDYGLDSVRMMALAARWRKAHGDIDFVMLAKNPTIDAWWALLSRKPQA; encoded by the coding sequence ATGGCTATCCCTAAACTAAACGCCTACGCGCTGCCGACGGCCGCGGATCTCCCGCAAAACAAAGTGAACTGGGCGTTTGAGCCGCAGCGTGCGGCGCTGCTCATCCATGACATGCAGGACTATTTCCTTAACTTCTGGGGCGAAAATTGCCCGATGATCGAGCAGGTGGTGGCGAACGTCGCCGCGCTGCGCCAGTTCTGCAAAGCCCAGGGCATTCCGGTTTACTATACGGCGCAGCCGAATAACCAGAGCGACGCCGACCGCGCGCTGCTCAACGATATGTGGGGACCGGGGCTGAACAACCATCCCGACAAACAAAAAGTGGTGGAGGCGCTCGCGCCAGATGCCGACGACACGGTGCTCGTGAAGTGGCGTTACAGCGCCTTTCATCGCTCGCCGCTGGAGCATTCGCTGAAAGAGACGGGCCGCGACCAGCTGATCATCTGCGGCGTCTATGCCCATATCGGCTGCATGATCACCGCCACCGACGCCTTCATGCGGGATATCAAGCCGTTTATGGTGGCCGACGCGCTGGCTGATTTCAGCCGCGAAGAGCATCTGATGGCGCTGAATTATGTTGCAGGCCGCGCCGGACGCGTCGTGATGACCGCCGATCTGCTGCCTGCCGCCGAGCCTGACGTACCGGGCAGCAAAGCGGCATTGCGTGCGCTCATCCTGCCGCTGCTTGATGAGTCTGACGAGCCGGAAGATGATGAAAACCTCATCGATTACGGCCTTGATTCCGTGCGCATGATGGCGCTCGCTGCGCGCTGGCGCAAAGCGCATGGCGACATCGATTTCGTGATGCTTGCGAAAAACCCGACGATTGATGCCTGGTGGGCGTTGCTTAGCCGGAAGCCGCAGGCATGA
- a CDS encoding (2,3-dihydroxybenzoyl)adenylate synthase, with the protein MTIPYTRWPDDFAARYRAKGYWLDLPLTDIVSRHAQSAATAIIDGERRFSYGDLDAAANRLAGALARRGLKTGDTALVQLGNVAEFYIVFFALLKIGVAPVNALFSHQRTELDAYARQIAPALLIADREHALFADDVYVNSLKDACPSLRMTALRGDTLDALIAEPQAGFVPAPSAADEVAFFQLSGGSTGTPKLIPRTHNDYYYSIRQSVEICRFGRETRYLCALPAAHNYPLSSPGALGVFFAEGCVVLARDPSATLCFPLIEQHQINVTALVPPAVSLWLQAIQEWGDNRQLTSLRLLQVGGARLSDTLAARIPAEIGCQLQQVFGMAEGLVNYTRLDDPDTRIFTTQGRPMSPDDEVWVADEHGNPLPRGQVGRLMTRGPYTFRGYYNSPEHNAQAFDANGFYSSGDLIAIDEDGYITVQGREKDQINRGGEKIAAEEIENLLLGHEAIVHAGLVSMEDSLMGEKSCAYIVTSRPVKAVEIRRYLRELGVADFKLPDRVERVDALPLTPVGKVDKKQLRLWLAARQSATE; encoded by the coding sequence ATGACTATCCCTTATACCCGCTGGCCGGATGATTTCGCCGCGCGCTACCGCGCCAAAGGCTACTGGCTCGATCTGCCGCTGACTGATATCGTCAGCCGCCACGCGCAAAGCGCCGCGACCGCGATTATCGACGGCGAACGCCGCTTCAGCTATGGCGACCTGGACGCCGCCGCGAACCGCCTCGCGGGGGCGCTCGCGCGACGCGGGCTGAAAACCGGCGATACCGCACTGGTGCAGCTTGGCAATGTGGCCGAGTTTTATATCGTTTTCTTCGCGCTGCTGAAAATCGGGGTCGCGCCGGTCAACGCGCTCTTTAGCCATCAGCGCACCGAGCTTGACGCCTACGCCCGCCAGATTGCGCCCGCGCTGCTGATTGCCGATCGCGAGCATGCGCTGTTTGCCGATGACGTTTACGTTAATTCGCTGAAAGACGCCTGCCCGTCGCTGCGCATGACGGCACTGCGCGGCGACACGCTGGATGCGCTGATTGCAGAACCGCAGGCCGGTTTCGTGCCCGCGCCGTCTGCCGCCGATGAAGTGGCGTTCTTTCAGCTCTCCGGCGGCAGCACCGGCACGCCAAAGCTCATCCCGCGCACCCACAACGATTATTACTACAGCATTCGTCAAAGCGTGGAGATCTGCCGCTTCGGGCGTGAAACGCGCTACCTCTGCGCGCTGCCTGCGGCGCACAACTACCCGCTAAGTTCACCAGGCGCGCTCGGCGTATTCTTTGCCGAAGGCTGCGTGGTGCTAGCGCGTGACCCGAGCGCGACGCTCTGCTTCCCGCTGATTGAACAGCATCAGATTAACGTGACCGCGCTGGTGCCGCCCGCCGTCAGCCTCTGGCTGCAGGCCATTCAGGAGTGGGGCGACAACCGTCAGCTAACGTCGCTCAGGCTATTGCAGGTCGGCGGGGCGCGCCTGTCCGACACGCTCGCTGCGCGTATTCCGGCAGAGATTGGCTGTCAGTTGCAGCAAGTGTTTGGTATGGCCGAAGGGCTGGTGAACTACACCCGCCTGGACGATCCGGACACGCGTATTTTCACGACGCAGGGCCGCCCGATGAGCCCGGACGATGAAGTCTGGGTTGCCGATGAACACGGCAATCCGCTGCCGCGCGGCCAGGTGGGAAGGCTAATGACGCGCGGGCCGTATACCTTCCGCGGCTACTACAACAGCCCCGAGCATAACGCCCAGGCATTCGATGCGAACGGTTTTTACAGCTCCGGGGATCTCATCGCCATTGATGAGGACGGTTACATCACCGTTCAGGGGCGCGAGAAAGATCAGATCAACCGTGGTGGTGAAAAGATAGCCGCTGAAGAGATAGAAAACCTGCTGCTCGGCCATGAAGCGATTGTGCACGCGGGCCTGGTCTCAATGGAAGACAGCCTGATGGGCGAGAAAAGCTGCGCGTATATCGTCACTAGCCGTCCGGTGAAGGCGGTGGAAATCCGCCGCTATCTGCGCGAGCTGGGCGTCGCCGATTTCAAGCTGCCGGATCGCGTGGAGCGCGTCGATGCGCTGCCGCTCACGCCGGTGGGCAAAGTGGATAAAAAACAACTGCGTCTCTGGCTGGCGGCGCGCCAGTCTGCAACTGAGTAA
- the entC gene encoding isochorismate synthase EntC yields MDTSLVEESRKATVSLSSDSFFFMSPYRSFTTRGCFARLDTPAADGAQRHGTFQTALRDAFDAACKHGIARPIVAGAIPFDTCKPSALFIPESHSDFPRSEAILPERDGTAPRVASREAIPEQDVFMAMVARAAALTDTPQVNKIVLSRLIDITTEAPPDSLALLARLVAQNPASFNFHVPLPDGGTLLGASPELLLRKDGNTFSSLPLAGSARRHADAAQDKAAGQALLCSAKDRHEHELVTRAMRDVLVPRSQRLAMPGAPELITTPTLWHLATPVEGETRFADDNALSLACLLHPTPALSGFPHEAAKAYIAELEPFDRELFGGIVGWCDAEGNGEWVVTIRCARLLQNQVRLFAGAGIVPASDPASEWRETGTKLSTMLHVLGLH; encoded by the coding sequence ATGGACACGTCACTGGTTGAGGAAAGCCGCAAGGCAACCGTCTCTCTTTCATCCGACAGTTTTTTCTTCATGTCGCCTTATCGCAGTTTTACCACTCGTGGCTGTTTTGCGAGGCTCGATACCCCGGCGGCAGATGGCGCCCAGCGCCACGGCACGTTTCAGACCGCGCTGCGTGACGCCTTCGACGCTGCCTGTAAGCATGGCATCGCACGCCCGATTGTCGCAGGCGCCATCCCGTTCGACACCTGTAAACCCTCCGCGCTGTTTATCCCTGAAAGCCACAGTGATTTTCCCCGCAGCGAGGCTATCTTGCCCGAGCGCGACGGCACCGCGCCGCGCGTGGCGAGCCGTGAGGCTATCCCGGAACAGGACGTGTTTATGGCGATGGTCGCCCGCGCCGCCGCGCTCACCGACACGCCGCAGGTGAATAAAATCGTGCTGTCGCGGCTTATCGACATCACCACTGAAGCGCCACCCGATAGCCTGGCGCTGCTGGCACGTCTGGTGGCGCAAAATCCGGCGAGCTTTAATTTCCATGTGCCGTTGCCGGACGGCGGCACGCTGCTTGGCGCAAGCCCTGAACTGCTGCTGCGTAAAGATGGCAACACGTTCAGCTCGCTGCCGCTCGCGGGCTCTGCACGCCGTCATGCCGATGCCGCGCAGGATAAAGCGGCGGGGCAGGCGCTGCTTTGCTCTGCCAAAGACCGGCACGAACATGAACTGGTCACCCGGGCGATGCGCGATGTGCTTGTGCCGCGCAGCCAGCGTCTCGCCATGCCGGGCGCGCCGGAGCTCATTACCACGCCGACGCTCTGGCATCTTGCCACCCCGGTTGAGGGCGAAACGCGGTTTGCTGATGACAACGCGCTGTCGCTCGCCTGCCTGTTACATCCGACGCCTGCACTGAGCGGTTTTCCGCACGAGGCGGCGAAGGCGTATATCGCCGAGCTGGAACCTTTTGATCGCGAGCTGTTTGGCGGCATTGTCGGCTGGTGCGATGCCGAAGGGAATGGCGAGTGGGTCGTGACTATCCGCTGCGCGCGGCTGTTGCAAAACCAGGTACGACTGTTCGCGGGGGCAGGCATTGTGCCCGCCTCCGATCCGGCCTCGGAATGGCGCGAAACCGGCACCAAACTCTCCACCATGCTTCACGTTTTAGGTCTTCACTGA
- the fepB gene encoding Fe2+-enterobactin ABC transporter substrate-binding protein — protein sequence MRSALAASLLVLGISSVSQAADWPRKITDSRGVQTLEKAPQRIVSTSVTLTGSLLAIDAPVVASGATSPGNRVADAQGFLRQWGDVAKARHVARLYIGEPNAEAVAAQMPDLILVSATGGDSAQALYEQFSAIAPTLVINYDDKSWQQLLTQLGEITGHEKEAAARIAQFDRQLAQAKTHMKLPPQPVSALVYNPAAHGANLWTAQSAQGKLLGQLGFTLAPPPVLQSLTSMGKRHDIIQLGGENLAAGLNGETLFLFAGDDKDATALMRDPLLAHLPAVQNKRVYALGTETFRLDYYSASLLLKRLEALFKA from the coding sequence CTGCGCTCCGCGCTTGCCGCCAGCCTGCTGGTTTTGGGAATTTCCTCAGTTTCACAGGCCGCCGACTGGCCACGCAAGATAACCGATAGCCGCGGCGTGCAAACGCTTGAGAAAGCGCCACAGCGCATTGTCTCCACCAGCGTCACGCTCACCGGCTCGCTGCTGGCGATAGACGCCCCGGTCGTCGCAAGCGGCGCCACATCGCCGGGCAACCGCGTCGCCGACGCCCAGGGGTTTCTTCGCCAGTGGGGCGATGTGGCGAAAGCGCGTCATGTCGCGCGGCTCTATATCGGCGAGCCCAATGCCGAAGCGGTCGCCGCGCAGATGCCGGATCTTATTCTGGTCAGCGCCACCGGTGGTGATTCCGCGCAGGCGTTGTATGAGCAGTTTTCTGCCATCGCCCCGACGCTTGTGATTAATTACGACGATAAAAGCTGGCAGCAGTTGTTAACGCAGCTTGGTGAGATAACGGGCCACGAGAAAGAGGCCGCCGCGCGCATCGCGCAGTTTGACCGCCAGCTTGCGCAGGCGAAAACGCACATGAAACTGCCGCCACAGCCGGTCAGCGCGCTGGTCTACAACCCTGCCGCTCACGGCGCGAATCTCTGGACGGCGCAATCTGCGCAGGGGAAACTGCTGGGCCAGCTCGGCTTTACGCTTGCGCCGCCGCCTGTTCTGCAAAGCCTTACCAGTATGGGCAAGCGCCACGATATTATTCAGCTTGGCGGGGAGAATCTGGCCGCGGGGCTTAACGGCGAGACGCTGTTTTTATTCGCAGGTGATGATAAAGACGCCACGGCGCTGATGCGCGATCCGCTCCTGGCTCATCTGCCAGCGGTGCAAAACAAACGGGTTTACGCACTCGGCACCGAAACTTTCCGGCTCGATTACTACAGCGCAAGCCTGCTCCTTAAGCGGCTTGAGGCGTTATTTAAAGCCTAA
- the entS gene encoding enterobactin transporter EntS, translating into MNRHSLLLNLSLLKTHPAYRAVFLARFISILGLGLLGVAVPVQIQTLTGSPFQVGLAVTLTGAAMFIGLMTGGVLADRHERKKLILLARSTCGVGFIGLWINAMLPAPSVTAIYLLGLWDGFFGAIGVTALLAATPAIVGRENLMQAGAITMLTVRLGSVISPLLGGMLLAWGGVAWNYALAALGTFLTLLPLLTLPALPAPQMQRQHPLRALLDGLRFLLASPVVGGVALIGALLTMASAVRVLYPSLASHWQMASGEIGVLYAAVPLGAALGALTSGGLAHAPRPGRTMLIASVLALAAVGVFSLMPFWPLAFACLTLFGYLSGISSLIQYTLIQTQTPDEMLGRINGLWTAQNVTGDAIGAALLGGMGALLSPVSSASAGGLGLAVVAIVLALLFGELRRLRQSPPPPVQA; encoded by the coding sequence ATGAACCGACATTCGCTGCTGCTTAATCTCTCGTTATTGAAAACCCATCCCGCCTATCGCGCGGTCTTTCTGGCGCGTTTTATCTCTATTCTTGGCCTCGGTCTGCTCGGCGTGGCGGTACCGGTACAAATCCAGACGCTCACCGGATCGCCGTTTCAGGTTGGGCTTGCCGTGACGCTGACGGGGGCCGCGATGTTCATCGGACTGATGACCGGCGGCGTGCTGGCCGATCGGCACGAGCGCAAAAAGCTCATCCTGCTGGCGCGCTCGACCTGCGGCGTCGGGTTTATCGGACTTTGGATCAACGCCATGCTACCCGCGCCGTCGGTGACGGCCATTTATCTGCTCGGCCTGTGGGACGGCTTTTTCGGCGCAATCGGCGTGACCGCGCTGCTGGCGGCAACACCGGCCATCGTCGGGCGTGAAAACCTGATGCAGGCGGGTGCGATCACGATGCTGACAGTACGTCTGGGATCCGTAATTTCGCCGCTGCTCGGCGGGATGCTGCTCGCCTGGGGTGGTGTGGCGTGGAACTACGCGCTGGCGGCGCTCGGCACCTTTCTGACGCTTCTGCCGCTGCTCACGCTACCTGCACTTCCCGCGCCGCAAATGCAGCGTCAGCACCCGCTACGCGCGCTCCTTGATGGGCTGCGTTTTCTTCTCGCAAGCCCCGTGGTGGGGGGCGTGGCGCTCATTGGCGCGCTGCTGACGATGGCGAGCGCGGTGCGTGTGCTGTACCCGTCGCTTGCCAGCCACTGGCAGATGGCGAGTGGCGAAATCGGCGTGCTTTATGCGGCTGTCCCGCTCGGCGCGGCGCTGGGCGCCCTTACCAGCGGCGGGCTCGCGCACGCCCCGCGCCCCGGCCGCACGATGCTTATCGCCTCGGTGCTGGCGCTGGCGGCAGTCGGCGTGTTCAGTCTGATGCCGTTCTGGCCGCTGGCCTTCGCGTGCCTGACGCTATTCGGGTACCTGAGCGGCATCAGCTCGCTTATCCAGTACACGCTCATCCAGACCCAGACGCCGGACGAGATGCTTGGGCGTATTAACGGGCTGTGGACCGCGCAAAACGTAACGGGAGACGCCATCGGGGCGGCGCTGTTAGGCGGAATGGGGGCGCTACTCTCGCCGGTCAGCTCTGCCAGCGCAGGTGGGCTGGGGCTTGCGGTCGTCGCGATAGTGCTGGCACTGCTTTTTGGCGAATTGCGCCGCCTGCGCCAGTCGCCGCCACCACCGGTACAGGCATAA
- the fepD gene encoding Fe(3+)-siderophore ABC transporter permease: MSASRFSTRMVVLLCLFLLLLLMVALSLLAGAKSLPFSLVMDALGGTCRSADCTIVLDARLPRTLAGIVAGVSLGLAGALMQTLTRNPLADPGLLGVNSGASFAIVLGAAVWGLSGPMAILALALCGALLATLVVAFTGSAGGGQLSPVRLTLAGVALAAVLEGLSGGIALLNPMVYDQLRFWQAGSLDIRTFITLKAIAPVVAAGVVIALLLCRALNNLSMGADTATALGSRVARTQLLGLIAITLLCASATAVVGPIAFIGLMMPHLARWLVGADHRWSLPVTLLATPSLLLLADIIGRLIVPGELRVSVVSAFIGAPALIYLVRQRRGGASL; the protein is encoded by the coding sequence ATGTCGGCCTCGCGCTTTTCCACCAGGATGGTTGTCCTGTTGTGTCTCTTTTTGCTGCTATTACTGATGGTTGCCCTCAGCCTTCTGGCGGGCGCCAAATCCCTGCCCTTCTCCCTTGTGATGGACGCCCTCGGAGGCACCTGCCGCAGCGCAGACTGCACTATCGTGCTTGATGCGCGTCTGCCGCGCACGCTCGCGGGCATCGTCGCCGGGGTTTCGCTCGGGCTTGCGGGCGCCTTGATGCAAACGTTGACCCGCAACCCGCTCGCGGATCCGGGCCTGCTCGGCGTCAATTCCGGCGCCAGTTTTGCCATTGTGCTTGGCGCTGCGGTGTGGGGTCTTAGCGGGCCGATGGCGATCCTCGCGCTGGCCCTGTGCGGCGCGCTGCTCGCCACGCTGGTAGTGGCGTTTACCGGCAGCGCGGGCGGCGGTCAGCTTAGCCCGGTGCGCCTGACGCTCGCGGGCGTGGCACTCGCTGCCGTGCTGGAGGGGCTTTCTGGCGGCATTGCGCTGCTAAACCCCATGGTGTATGACCAGCTGCGCTTCTGGCAGGCGGGCTCGCTTGATATCCGCACGTTTATTACGCTGAAAGCGATCGCGCCGGTGGTGGCGGCCGGCGTGGTTATCGCGCTGCTGCTCTGCCGCGCGCTGAATAATTTAAGCATGGGCGCAGACACCGCCACGGCGCTGGGAAGCCGGGTGGCGCGAACACAGCTGCTGGGTCTTATCGCCATTACGCTGCTGTGCGCCAGCGCGACCGCCGTGGTCGGCCCCATCGCGTTTATCGGGTTGATGATGCCGCATCTGGCGCGCTGGCTGGTGGGCGCAGATCACCGCTGGTCGCTGCCGGTAACGCTGCTTGCTACGCCCTCGCTGTTGCTGCTGGCCGATATCATTGGCCGCCTGATAGTGCCGGGCGAATTGCGGGTATCGGTCGTGAGTGCCTTCATCGGCGCGCCGGCGCTCATTTATCTGGTGCGCCAGCGGCGCGGGGGAGCCTCGCTATGA
- the fepG gene encoding iron-enterobactin ABC transporter permease: MKALSPRLTLFCLLSLSLCAGLGVWALTQGAVTLGPAQVLSALTGDAPRNVSLIVTEWRLPRVAMALLLGAALGVSGAIFQSLMRNPLGSPDVMGFNTGAWSGVLVAMVFAGQHQTAIAFSAMAGGMLTAFVVWLLAWRNGIDTFRLIIIGIGVRAMLVAFNTWLLLQASLETALSAGLWNAGSLNGITWAKTLPAAPLLLLALGASALLVRRMRLLEMGDDTACALGVSVERSRLLLMLTGVILTAGATAMAGPISFIALVAPHIARRVSGTARFGLTQAALCGALLLLAADQCAQYLFTPYQLPVGTVTVCLGGIYLIALLIQESRKR, encoded by the coding sequence ATGAAAGCTCTCTCACCCCGTCTGACGCTCTTCTGCCTTCTCTCGTTAAGCCTGTGCGCCGGGCTTGGCGTCTGGGCGCTGACGCAGGGCGCGGTGACGCTCGGCCCGGCGCAAGTGCTCAGCGCGTTAACCGGCGATGCGCCGCGTAATGTCTCGCTTATCGTGACCGAGTGGCGTTTGCCGCGCGTGGCAATGGCCCTGTTGCTGGGGGCAGCGCTTGGTGTGAGCGGCGCGATTTTTCAGTCGCTGATGCGAAACCCTTTAGGCAGCCCCGACGTCATGGGCTTTAACACCGGCGCCTGGAGCGGCGTACTGGTGGCGATGGTGTTTGCGGGCCAGCATCAGACAGCCATCGCGTTCTCTGCGATGGCCGGGGGCATGCTGACGGCGTTTGTCGTCTGGCTGCTCGCCTGGCGTAACGGAATCGATACGTTCCGTCTGATCATTATCGGCATCGGCGTGCGCGCCATGCTGGTGGCGTTTAACACCTGGCTGTTGCTCCAGGCATCGCTTGAGACGGCGCTCTCTGCAGGGCTCTGGAACGCCGGGTCGCTCAATGGCATCACCTGGGCGAAAACACTGCCCGCCGCGCCGCTGTTGCTGCTGGCACTTGGCGCGAGCGCGCTGCTGGTGCGACGGATGCGGCTTTTAGAGATGGGCGATGACACTGCCTGCGCGCTCGGCGTGTCTGTCGAGCGCTCGCGACTCTTGCTGATGCTAACGGGTGTGATACTGACCGCGGGCGCGACGGCAATGGCAGGCCCCATCTCTTTTATCGCGCTGGTCGCGCCGCATATTGCCCGTCGCGTTAGCGGCACCGCGCGGTTCGGGTTAACCCAGGCGGCGCTCTGCGGCGCGCTGCTGCTGCTCGCAGCCGACCAGTGTGCGCAATATCTGTTCACGCCTTACCAGTTGCCGGTGGGGACTGTTACGGTCTGCCTCGGCGGGATTTATCTCATCGCCTTGTTGATACAGGAGTCACGCAAGAGATGA
- the fepC gene encoding iron-enterobactin ABC transporter ATP-binding protein: MTTTSRLTGDALTLGYGDFRVAEGLNVAIPDGKFTAIIGPNGCGKSTLLRTLSRLMKPLAGQVHLDGEAIQRFATKEVAKRVGLLAQNASAPGDITVQELVARGRYPHQPLFTRWREEDERAVQRAMAATGVTPLADQSVDTLSGGQRQRAWIAMVLAQETSILLLDEPTTWLDISHQIDLLELLSALNREQGYTLAAVLHDLNQACRYANHLIALRDGRIIAEGAPSAIVDASLIEAIYGLRCMIIEDPVAGTPLVVPLGRR, encoded by the coding sequence ATGACCACAACCTCACGTTTAACCGGTGACGCGCTCACGCTGGGCTATGGCGATTTTCGCGTAGCGGAAGGGCTGAATGTGGCTATTCCGGATGGAAAGTTCACGGCGATTATCGGCCCGAACGGCTGCGGAAAATCGACGCTGCTGCGCACGTTAAGCCGTCTGATGAAGCCGCTTGCCGGACAGGTTCATCTGGATGGTGAGGCTATCCAGCGCTTCGCCACGAAAGAAGTCGCCAAACGCGTCGGGCTGCTTGCGCAAAACGCCAGCGCGCCGGGAGATATTACCGTGCAGGAACTGGTGGCGCGCGGCCGTTACCCGCACCAGCCGTTGTTTACCCGCTGGCGCGAGGAAGACGAGCGTGCGGTGCAGCGGGCGATGGCCGCCACCGGCGTGACCCCCCTTGCCGATCAAAGCGTCGATACGCTTTCTGGCGGTCAGCGGCAGCGCGCCTGGATTGCGATGGTGCTGGCGCAGGAGACGTCGATTCTGCTACTCGACGAGCCGACGACCTGGCTTGATATCAGCCATCAGATAGATTTGCTGGAGCTTCTGAGCGCGCTTAACCGCGAGCAAGGGTATACCCTCGCCGCCGTGTTGCATGATCTGAATCAGGCGTGCCGTTACGCAAACCATCTGATTGCGCTGCGCGACGGCAGGATTATCGCCGAGGGCGCGCCCTCAGCGATTGTAGACGCGTCGCTTATTGAGGCTATCTACGGGTTACGGTGCATGATAATTGAGGATCCGGTCGCGGGTACGCCGCTTGTGGTGCCGCTCGGGCGACGATAA